One window of the Rubinisphaera margarita genome contains the following:
- a CDS encoding tetratricopeptide repeat protein — translation MTVILRLLTVLVALEVVGAVYWVSRPSQEVPSLVPPVSFSDPVYESELRELSANSKPADPEAARQLAEALVGHGFYAYAEHAYRRALTADENDMSSQFGLAFCLDRTGRIAESTEAYRKVTAMEPRTESEQNLPLFASYSIGRNLLREQNAEAAEALFRQKIRFPPARYQLAKLQIRSGRAAEGLQTLGPGLDELPYSLGLHHLRFRALQQLDQPQRTAEAARLVERSAYLLPINFSTDLVRPFTEGYGFRRDLAVIDREMREGQTQSAEQHLLELRDKIGERKIPQYVTVRLTLGDIYLRSQRANELEQLASELAAFEVRPPELLLWNAGAAAFQDRLDEAADYWHQALLIDPDMQVHMNLKDYFRNQGDAEKSAWHSSRALVLQGRALYRSNRPEQADALFQQAVEEDPQNAEGWFFHAEMNHDLGNTEVARAAYQKCLEIDPLHGRAVRALGTLRDDSP, via the coding sequence ATGACAGTCATCTTGCGCCTTCTGACCGTCCTCGTCGCCCTGGAAGTGGTTGGGGCGGTTTACTGGGTCAGCAGACCCTCTCAGGAAGTTCCCTCACTGGTTCCTCCCGTCAGTTTCAGCGATCCTGTTTATGAATCGGAGTTGCGGGAGCTTTCGGCAAACTCGAAGCCCGCCGATCCGGAGGCGGCACGACAGTTGGCGGAAGCTCTGGTGGGTCACGGGTTCTATGCCTATGCCGAGCACGCCTATCGTCGCGCCCTGACCGCCGACGAGAATGATATGTCTTCGCAGTTCGGACTCGCCTTCTGCCTCGATCGAACCGGACGCATCGCCGAAAGTACCGAAGCCTACCGCAAGGTCACGGCGATGGAGCCGCGAACGGAGAGCGAACAGAACCTGCCCCTCTTCGCGTCCTATTCCATTGGTCGAAACCTGCTGCGTGAACAAAATGCCGAGGCGGCGGAGGCGCTGTTTCGACAGAAGATCAGATTCCCACCCGCTCGTTATCAACTCGCCAAGTTGCAGATTCGCTCCGGCCGAGCAGCGGAAGGCCTGCAGACACTGGGGCCGGGGCTCGACGAGCTGCCCTATTCGCTCGGATTGCATCACCTGCGTTTCCGGGCACTGCAGCAACTCGATCAGCCCCAACGGACGGCGGAGGCGGCTCGACTGGTTGAACGCTCGGCCTATCTATTGCCAATCAACTTCAGCACCGATCTCGTGCGACCGTTTACGGAAGGGTATGGTTTCCGACGGGACCTGGCCGTGATTGACCGGGAAATGCGGGAAGGGCAAACTCAATCTGCGGAGCAGCATTTGCTCGAACTGCGTGACAAGATCGGCGAACGGAAGATTCCGCAGTACGTCACTGTCCGGCTCACGCTTGGCGACATTTATCTCCGCTCGCAGCGTGCGAACGAACTGGAGCAGCTCGCCAGCGAACTGGCAGCCTTCGAGGTTCGTCCCCCCGAACTATTGCTCTGGAACGCCGGGGCGGCAGCGTTTCAGGATCGACTCGACGAAGCGGCCGACTACTGGCATCAGGCACTACTCATTGATCCCGACATGCAGGTGCACATGAATCTGAAAGACTATTTCCGCAATCAGGGAGATGCGGAGAAATCGGCCTGGCACTCTTCCCGGGCTCTGGTTCTGCAGGGAAGGGCGTTGTACCGCAGCAATCGCCCCGAACAGGCTGATGCTCTCTTCCAGCAGGCCGTTGAGGAAGATCCGCAGAACGCCGAGGGCTGGTTTTTTCACGCGGAGATGAACCACGATCTCGGCAACACCGAGGTCGCACGCGCGGCTTATCAGAAGTGTCTCGAGATCGATCCACTCCACGGCCGCGCTGTCCGGGCGCTCGGAACTCTTCGCGACGATTCTCCCTGA
- a CDS encoding pyruvate carboxylase codes for MKPITKLLVANRGEIAIRIFRSATELGIRTVAIYSYEDRYALHRFKADEAYQIGREGEPIRTYLDIESIVRQAKECGADAIHPGYGFLSENPDLARACEKAGITFVGPSIDSLEQLGDKTTARQLAKKAGVPVLSGSGKAIATEEDGLKQAEKEGFPIILKAAKGGGGRGMRVVNKAEDFSGAFQSAQREALTAFGSADVFIEKFVEQARHIEVQILGDRHGNLTHLYERDCSVQRRHQKVVEIAPAPNLSDKARQTLLESALKIGNEVGYYAAGTVEFLVDAKTDEVYFIEVNPRIQVEHTVTEEVTGFDIVKSQILISSGHKLTDPEIGIDPANPPKPNGFAIQCRITTEDPTNGFMPDYGRVSHYRSASGMGIRLDAGSAFSGAVVNPFYDSLLVKVTAHGRTYRETARRMLRSLQEFRIRGVKTNIPFLAKVVTHETFLEGNCTTRFIDKTPELFEFPKRQDRATKVLKYIGETIVNGNPIVKDRPKAVRRIEAPVPSFDSTQPRPEGTRDKFLELGAEKFSKWITEQKRLLITDTTFRDAHQSLHATRFRTRDLVNIAEAYSYLCPSLFSLEMWGGATFDTSMRFLHECPWQRLADMREAVPNILTQMLLRASNAVGYTNYPDNVVVEFVKEAAQTGMDVFRVFDALNWVPNMKLAMEAVIDSGMICEASICYTGDILDPKRSKYNLNYYVDLAKQLEKMGAHILAIKDMAGLCKPDAATLLVKTLKQEVGIPIHFHTHDTAGIQAAAIFNAAEENLDIADSAMAPMSGGTSQPNLNTVVGALRFSDRNPELDADALDDIATYWRAVREFYAPFESSVLPATSDLYRHEMPGGQYTNLFAQAQALGLSDRWSDVCDVYATVNELFGDIVKVTPTSKAVGDMALFMVANDLTAEDILDPSREHAFPASVIDLIGGMMGQPPGGFPEEIKKIVLKDNPGLNDRPGASLPPADMDKAREELTKLLGRAPQNREVISYLLYPKVYADYARHVIEYGDVSILPTPVFFYGEEPGEEVAAEIEKGKTLIIKYLTKSQPHPDGTRTVFFELNGQPRDVTIIDKSLEGDAVQAVKADPNDPKQVGASMPGMVVTIAVKPGDKVKKGQKLFSLEAMKMESTINAETSGTVAAVHMKPGSQVNTGDLVVSFE; via the coding sequence ATGAAACCGATTACCAAGCTGCTGGTTGCCAACCGGGGTGAAATCGCGATCCGTATCTTCCGTTCCGCCACGGAGTTAGGCATTCGGACGGTGGCCATCTATTCCTACGAAGATCGCTATGCGTTGCATCGCTTCAAGGCCGACGAAGCCTATCAGATCGGCCGGGAGGGGGAGCCGATCCGGACGTATCTCGACATCGAGAGCATTGTTCGGCAGGCGAAGGAATGTGGAGCCGACGCCATTCACCCGGGTTACGGGTTCCTGTCCGAGAATCCCGATCTCGCCAGAGCGTGCGAAAAGGCGGGGATCACGTTCGTCGGCCCCTCGATCGATTCGCTGGAACAGCTCGGCGACAAGACAACCGCCCGCCAACTCGCAAAGAAAGCGGGCGTGCCGGTCCTTTCCGGCAGTGGAAAAGCGATCGCCACGGAAGAAGATGGCCTGAAGCAGGCCGAGAAGGAAGGATTTCCGATCATCCTGAAAGCGGCCAAAGGGGGCGGCGGACGCGGGATGCGGGTCGTGAACAAGGCCGAAGATTTCAGCGGGGCGTTTCAGTCGGCTCAACGGGAAGCACTCACGGCGTTCGGCAGTGCGGATGTCTTTATCGAGAAGTTCGTCGAACAGGCCCGGCACATTGAAGTGCAGATTCTGGGCGACCGTCATGGCAATCTGACGCATTTGTATGAGCGGGACTGCTCGGTGCAGCGGCGGCATCAGAAGGTTGTTGAAATCGCCCCGGCTCCGAATCTGTCGGACAAGGCGCGGCAGACGTTGCTCGAATCGGCTCTGAAGATCGGCAACGAAGTCGGCTATTACGCAGCCGGTACGGTCGAGTTCCTGGTCGACGCGAAGACCGACGAGGTCTACTTCATCGAAGTCAACCCGCGTATTCAGGTCGAGCACACGGTGACCGAAGAAGTGACCGGGTTCGACATCGTGAAATCGCAGATCCTGATCTCGTCGGGCCACAAGCTGACCGATCCGGAAATTGGCATCGACCCGGCCAATCCGCCGAAGCCCAACGGGTTTGCCATTCAGTGTCGTATCACCACGGAAGACCCGACCAACGGCTTCATGCCGGACTACGGCCGGGTGTCGCACTATCGTTCGGCCAGCGGGATGGGAATTCGCCTCGACGCCGGCAGCGCGTTCTCAGGAGCCGTGGTGAATCCGTTCTACGATTCGCTGCTGGTGAAGGTGACCGCTCACGGCCGCACTTATCGCGAGACGGCTCGACGGATGCTGCGTTCGCTGCAGGAGTTCCGAATTCGCGGCGTGAAGACGAACATTCCGTTCCTCGCCAAAGTGGTCACGCACGAGACCTTCCTGGAAGGAAACTGCACGACCCGCTTCATCGACAAAACGCCGGAGCTGTTCGAGTTCCCGAAACGCCAGGACCGGGCGACGAAGGTTCTGAAGTACATCGGCGAAACGATCGTGAACGGCAATCCGATCGTGAAGGATCGCCCCAAAGCAGTGCGTCGCATTGAAGCGCCGGTGCCGAGCTTCGACAGCACGCAGCCTCGCCCGGAAGGAACCCGCGACAAGTTCCTCGAACTGGGAGCCGAGAAGTTCTCGAAGTGGATCACCGAGCAGAAACGGCTGCTCATCACCGATACCACGTTCCGCGATGCCCACCAGTCGCTGCACGCGACCCGCTTCCGGACACGCGATCTGGTGAATATCGCCGAAGCCTATTCGTATCTCTGCCCGTCGCTCTTCTCGCTCGAAATGTGGGGCGGAGCGACCTTCGATACCAGCATGCGATTCCTGCATGAATGTCCGTGGCAGCGGCTCGCCGACATGCGGGAAGCGGTGCCGAATATTCTGACGCAGATGCTGCTGCGTGCCTCGAACGCGGTCGGGTACACGAACTACCCGGACAATGTGGTCGTCGAGTTCGTGAAGGAAGCCGCTCAGACCGGGATGGATGTCTTCCGCGTCTTCGATGCCCTCAACTGGGTGCCGAACATGAAACTGGCGATGGAAGCAGTCATTGATTCGGGCATGATCTGCGAAGCCTCGATCTGCTACACCGGCGACATCCTCGACCCGAAACGATCGAAGTACAACCTGAACTACTATGTCGATCTGGCGAAGCAGCTCGAGAAAATGGGCGCTCATATTCTTGCCATTAAGGACATGGCCGGTCTCTGTAAGCCGGACGCCGCGACTCTGCTGGTGAAGACGTTGAAGCAGGAAGTGGGGATTCCGATTCACTTCCACACGCACGACACAGCTGGAATTCAGGCGGCAGCGATCTTCAACGCGGCTGAAGAGAACCTCGACATCGCCGACTCGGCCATGGCTCCGATGTCGGGCGGAACGTCTCAGCCGAACCTGAATACGGTCGTCGGCGCACTGCGATTCAGCGATCGTAATCCGGAGCTCGACGCCGATGCTCTGGATGACATCGCGACGTACTGGCGAGCCGTCCGCGAGTTCTATGCTCCGTTCGAGAGTTCGGTTCTGCCGGCGACATCGGACCTGTACCGGCACGAGATGCCCGGCGGCCAGTACACGAACCTGTTCGCTCAGGCACAGGCGTTGGGGCTTTCCGATCGCTGGTCGGATGTCTGCGACGTTTACGCGACGGTCAACGAGCTGTTCGGCGACATCGTGAAGGTGACCCCGACATCGAAGGCGGTTGGCGACATGGCCCTCTTCATGGTGGCCAACGACCTGACGGCCGAGGACATTCTCGATCCCTCCCGAGAGCATGCCTTCCCGGCTTCGGTGATCGACCTGATCGGCGGCATGATGGGACAGCCTCCGGGGGGCTTCCCGGAAGAGATCAAGAAGATCGTGCTCAAAGACAATCCGGGGCTGAACGATCGTCCGGGAGCCAGCCTGCCGCCGGCCGACATGGACAAAGCCCGGGAAGAACTGACCAAGCTCCTCGGCCGGGCACCGCAGAATCGGGAAGTGATCAGCTATCTGCTTTATCCCAAAGTCTATGCCGACTATGCCCGTCATGTGATCGAGTATGGCGATGTCAGCATTCTGCCGACGCCTGTCTTCTTCTATGGCGAAGAGCCGGGTGAAGAGGTCGCGGCGGAAATCGAAAAGGGTAAGACGCTGATCATCAAATACCTGACGAAGTCGCAGCCGCATCCGGATGGCACGCGAACGGTCTTCTTCGAGCTCAACGGTCAGCCGCGCGATGTGACGATCATCGACAAGTCGCTGGAAGGGGACGCCGTCCAGGCGGTCAAAGCCGATCCGAACGATCCCAAGCAGGTCGGAGCCTCGATGCCGGGCATGGTGGTCACCATTGCGGTGAAGCCGGGCGATAAGGTCAAGAAGGGCCAGAAGCTGTTCAGCCTGGAGGCGATGAAGATGGAAAGTACCATCAACGCCGAAACCTCCGGCACGGTCGCCGCCGTGCATATGAAGCCAGGCAGCCAGGTCAACACGGGCGACCTGGTGGTCAGTTTCGAGTAA
- a CDS encoding YifB family Mg chelatase-like AAA ATPase, with protein sequence MLARLLSFTLYGIDARPVEVEVDISPGALPKTILVGLAEAAVRESTHRIERAIVNSGYVRCIDRIVINLSPADLPKEAASLDLPIALGILAASGQLDQEQLSQYAAVGELALDGSLRPARGTLSMAMEARNHQQRGLLVPAENVREASVVEGVDIIPIQSLTEAVGFLNGQLPIEPAPFRWEEAVEEYGRYQIDYADVKGQEFAKRALTVAAAGSHHLLMIGPPGSGKTLLASRIPTILPSLSQDESLETTRVHSATGLLSNGESLILKRPFREPHHTVSEAGLVGGGSVPKPGEISLAHNGVLFLDELPEFNKRTLEVLRQPLESQNVTITRAIGSTTFPADFMLIAAMNPSPSGYGPDGGHRVNAQAMERYLSKISGPLLDRIDIHIEVPAVPFRELADKQEGTNSAQMKEQVLQAREIQERRFASAPNRINGRMTTRQIREHCKLTPDAELFLKAAMEELGLSARAHDRILRVCRTIADLEASELITEIHLSEAVNYRSLDRKYWS encoded by the coding sequence ATGCTGGCGCGTCTTCTCAGTTTTACGTTGTATGGCATCGATGCGCGGCCCGTGGAGGTCGAGGTTGATATTTCGCCGGGGGCGTTGCCGAAGACGATTCTTGTCGGGCTCGCCGAGGCCGCCGTGCGGGAGAGTACGCATCGGATTGAACGGGCGATTGTCAACAGTGGTTACGTTCGCTGTATCGATCGAATCGTGATCAACCTGTCGCCGGCTGATCTGCCGAAGGAAGCCGCTTCGCTCGATCTGCCGATTGCCCTCGGCATTCTCGCCGCCAGTGGGCAGCTCGATCAGGAGCAGTTGTCGCAGTATGCGGCTGTCGGCGAACTGGCGCTCGATGGTTCGCTCCGCCCGGCTCGCGGCACCCTTTCGATGGCGATGGAAGCTCGGAATCATCAGCAGCGGGGTCTGCTTGTTCCAGCCGAGAACGTTCGCGAAGCGAGCGTGGTCGAAGGAGTCGACATCATTCCGATCCAGTCGCTCACCGAAGCGGTCGGCTTTCTGAACGGACAGCTGCCGATCGAACCGGCTCCCTTCCGCTGGGAAGAGGCGGTCGAAGAATACGGCCGGTATCAGATCGACTACGCCGATGTCAAAGGACAGGAGTTCGCCAAACGAGCGCTGACCGTCGCCGCGGCCGGAAGTCATCATCTGTTGATGATCGGACCGCCGGGATCGGGAAAGACGTTGCTCGCCTCGCGCATTCCGACGATTCTCCCCTCACTCTCGCAGGATGAGAGTCTGGAAACGACGCGGGTTCACTCGGCGACCGGGCTGCTGTCGAACGGTGAATCGTTGATTCTGAAGCGTCCGTTCCGCGAGCCGCATCATACGGTCAGTGAAGCCGGTCTTGTTGGGGGCGGAAGTGTGCCGAAGCCGGGGGAGATTTCTCTCGCGCACAACGGCGTTCTCTTCCTCGATGAACTTCCCGAGTTCAACAAACGGACACTCGAAGTGCTGCGGCAGCCGCTCGAGAGCCAGAACGTGACCATCACCCGGGCGATTGGCAGCACGACCTTCCCGGCCGACTTCATGCTGATCGCCGCGATGAACCCGAGTCCCAGCGGCTACGGACCGGACGGCGGCCATCGTGTGAATGCCCAGGCGATGGAGCGGTATTTGAGCAAGATCAGCGGCCCGCTGCTGGATCGTATTGATATCCATATTGAAGTCCCGGCGGTGCCGTTCCGGGAACTGGCCGACAAGCAGGAGGGGACCAACTCGGCTCAGATGAAAGAGCAGGTTCTGCAGGCCCGGGAGATTCAGGAACGCCGCTTCGCATCCGCTCCCAATCGCATCAACGGGCGAATGACGACCCGCCAGATCCGCGAGCACTGCAAACTAACGCCGGACGCCGAGCTGTTCCTCAAAGCCGCCATGGAAGAACTCGGCCTCTCCGCCCGGGCTCACGACCGCATCCTGAGAGTCTGCCGCACCATCGCCGACCTCGAAGCGAGCGAGTTGATCACCGAGATCCACCTGAGTGAAGCGGTGAACTACCGAAGCCTGGACCGCAAGTACTGGTCGTGA
- a CDS encoding outer membrane protein assembly factor BamB family protein, with amino-acid sequence MSRSRTFRSAMLVFFGLGLGTIAAIGSGSLTPFLISRPPGPNTLDELAPIEVGEVDRAAPAELMKGWPRLFGPLSDSIVPTDRAETLGWNGSAPEVVWRRSIGTGYSSPVIAEQKAVVLHRIGDEELTSVYDLVTGDVIWERRDPTSYVCPNPPHSSGPYSTPLILNGHVYVQSAQGMLRCLDFANGETIWERNLSEDYKVPENVFAVGHTPAVYKDMLLLNVGGEPEAGVIAVDQQTGETRWTSTAHTASYATPQLATIHGQPFCFVLAADSAVSLNPDTGAEDWSFPFKAIAEDFVNATSPVIYGDVVIFTAYQAGTKYLRILPDRGFEEIRQDKRTLVSQFNPLTCRDGYLYGWHFFDKSFRCVDLASGELLWKYNGRLGRGTHVISGDSILLYGESGKISVISTNPHELTELQEPTEPLLAEPAFSAPAISNGYVLLKNEEEVVCIRAVP; translated from the coding sequence ATGAGTCGTTCGCGCACGTTCCGTTCCGCCATGCTGGTCTTTTTCGGTCTCGGCCTGGGAACGATCGCCGCCATCGGGTCCGGCTCGCTGACGCCGTTCCTCATTTCCCGGCCGCCCGGCCCCAATACGCTCGACGAACTCGCCCCGATCGAAGTCGGAGAAGTCGACCGAGCCGCCCCCGCGGAGCTGATGAAAGGCTGGCCCCGACTCTTCGGCCCTCTTTCTGACAGCATTGTCCCGACCGATCGCGCAGAAACACTCGGCTGGAACGGTTCCGCCCCTGAAGTTGTCTGGCGGAGATCGATCGGCACCGGGTACAGCTCTCCAGTGATTGCCGAGCAGAAAGCGGTCGTGCTGCATCGGATCGGCGATGAAGAACTGACGTCGGTCTACGACCTCGTCACCGGCGATGTCATCTGGGAACGCCGCGATCCGACCAGTTATGTCTGCCCGAACCCGCCCCACAGCAGTGGACCATACAGCACGCCGCTGATCCTCAACGGCCACGTCTATGTCCAGAGCGCACAAGGCATGCTTCGCTGCCTCGACTTTGCCAACGGGGAGACGATCTGGGAACGGAACCTCAGCGAAGACTACAAGGTCCCGGAGAACGTCTTCGCCGTCGGACATACCCCCGCCGTTTATAAGGACATGCTCCTCCTCAACGTCGGTGGAGAACCGGAAGCCGGTGTGATCGCCGTCGATCAGCAGACCGGCGAAACCCGCTGGACGAGCACCGCTCACACGGCGTCGTACGCTACGCCGCAACTGGCCACGATTCACGGCCAGCCGTTCTGTTTCGTCCTCGCCGCCGACTCCGCCGTTTCACTGAATCCCGACACCGGAGCCGAGGACTGGTCGTTCCCATTCAAAGCAATCGCAGAGGACTTCGTGAATGCGACCTCGCCGGTCATCTATGGCGATGTCGTCATCTTCACCGCCTATCAGGCCGGCACGAAGTATCTCCGCATTCTGCCTGATCGCGGCTTCGAAGAAATCCGCCAGGACAAGCGGACCCTCGTCAGTCAGTTCAACCCGCTCACGTGCCGCGACGGCTACCTGTATGGCTGGCACTTCTTCGACAAGAGCTTTCGCTGCGTCGACCTGGCTTCCGGCGAACTGCTCTGGAAATACAACGGCCGCCTCGGCCGCGGCACCCACGTCATCTCCGGCGACTCGATCCTCCTCTACGGCGAATCCGGCAAGATCTCCGTCATCAGCACCAATCCCCACGAGTTGACCGAACTCCAGGAACCCACCGAACCCCTGCTGGCCGAACCCGCCTTCTCAGCCCCGGCGATCTCGAACGGATACGTGCTGCTGAAGAATGAGGAAGAGGTGGTCTGTATTCGAGCCGTGCCGTGA
- a CDS encoding DUF1559 domain-containing protein has translation MRTISLPVSPRNESRKRAFTLIELLVVIAIIAILVALLLPAVQQAREAARRSSCKNNLKQIGLALHNYHDVHNVFPPAFIHGGGGSYSTSTTYTAAQLSNGLGWQTHILPMVEQPALYDQIGSQTNGYAVHWMDKNFDGTINDPIDAAKQIISAYNCPSDPMAGLNSKRTAAGTAVGKTNYLAVSGTSAATTFNGTFFVNSRIGFRDMTDGTTNTMMVAERSTIADRSDLLTCGTEACNFTGGVWIGPRYISLAGGGWHPGVNPQDVAAFGGANTYQVARSTQPWGDDWIFSSPHQGGIQAVMGDGSVRFLSENISLVTYSAIVTRNGNEVVGEF, from the coding sequence ATGCGTACCATCTCCCTCCCCGTCTCTCCTCGGAATGAATCACGCAAGCGGGCCTTCACGCTGATCGAACTGCTGGTTGTCATTGCCATCATTGCCATTCTGGTCGCGCTGCTCCTTCCGGCTGTTCAGCAGGCTCGGGAAGCCGCCCGTCGCAGCTCCTGCAAGAATAACCTGAAGCAGATCGGTCTGGCTCTGCATAACTATCACGACGTCCACAATGTCTTCCCGCCGGCCTTCATTCACGGCGGTGGCGGCAGCTACTCCACCAGCACCACCTACACGGCTGCTCAGCTGTCAAACGGACTTGGCTGGCAGACTCACATCCTGCCCATGGTTGAACAGCCTGCTCTGTACGATCAGATCGGCAGCCAGACAAACGGTTACGCCGTTCACTGGATGGACAAGAACTTTGACGGCACGATCAACGACCCGATCGACGCTGCCAAGCAGATTATCTCCGCCTACAACTGTCCGTCCGATCCCATGGCTGGACTGAACAGCAAGCGGACCGCCGCTGGCACCGCCGTCGGTAAGACCAACTACCTGGCTGTCTCGGGAACCAGTGCCGCCACAACCTTCAACGGAACGTTCTTTGTGAACTCGCGGATTGGGTTCCGTGACATGACCGATGGTACGACCAACACCATGATGGTGGCAGAACGCTCGACGATTGCCGATCGTTCCGACCTGCTCACCTGCGGAACCGAAGCCTGTAACTTCACTGGCGGTGTCTGGATCGGACCCCGTTACATTTCGCTGGCTGGTGGCGGATGGCACCCGGGTGTCAACCCGCAGGACGTCGCTGCCTTCGGCGGTGCGAACACCTATCAGGTCGCACGATCGACGCAACCGTGGGGCGACGACTGGATCTTCTCCAGCCCGCACCAGGGCGGCATTCAGGCTGTCATGGGCGACGGCTCGGTCCGCTTCCTCTCGGAAAACATCTCGCTGGTCACCTACTCGGCCATCGTGACCCGCAACGGCAACGAAGTCGTCGGCGAGTTCTAA
- a CDS encoding carboxypeptidase-like regulatory domain-containing protein, translated as MFRPAALLMFLALTSPALLVGCGGGGSSDQPELGKVSGTVTMDGQPLSNVTVTFVPQSGAPSFGVTDESGKYELTYSGSEKGAAIGEHKVSITTPTEGPPEPGYKDPVPTKYNENTTLTATVVAGDNPSIDFALDSK; from the coding sequence TTGTTTCGACCAGCCGCTCTGCTGATGTTTTTGGCTTTGACCAGTCCCGCGTTGCTTGTCGGTTGCGGCGGAGGCGGCTCGTCCGATCAGCCGGAACTCGGCAAGGTGTCGGGCACAGTGACGATGGATGGACAGCCGTTGTCCAACGTGACCGTGACGTTCGTTCCCCAGTCCGGAGCTCCGTCGTTCGGCGTGACGGATGAGTCGGGCAAATACGAACTGACTTACAGCGGAAGCGAAAAGGGAGCCGCGATCGGAGAGCATAAGGTGTCCATCACCACCCCGACCGAAGGGCCGCCCGAACCCGGATACAAGGATCCCGTGCCGACAAAGTACAACGAAAACACGACGCTGACTGCGACAGTCGTCGCGGGAGACAACCCGTCGATCGACTTTGCTCTGGACTCCAAGTAG